The following proteins are encoded in a genomic region of Zea mays cultivar B73 chromosome 9, Zm-B73-REFERENCE-NAM-5.0, whole genome shotgun sequence:
- the LOC100281497 gene encoding myristoyl-acyl carrier protein thioesterase, with product MAASIAASSFFPGSPAPAAPKNGLGERPESLDVRGVAAKPGASSSAVRASKTRAHAAVPKMNGGGKSAVADGEHETVPSSVPKTFYNQLPDWSMLLAAITTIFLAAEKQWTMLDWKPRRPDMLTDTFGFGRIIHDGLMFRQNFSIRSYEIGADRTASIETLMNHLQETALNHVKTAGLLGDGFGSTPEMSKRNLFWVVSQMQAIIERYPCWGDTVEVDTWVSANGKNGMRRDWHIRDPITGLTILKATSKWVMMNKLTRKLARIPDEVRTEIEPYFFEHSAIVDEDNRKLPKLPEGQSTSVAKYVRTGLTPRWADLDINQHVNNVKYIAWILESAPISILENHELASIVLDYKRECGRDSVLQSHTSVHTDCNSESGETTLHCEHVLSLESGPTMVKARTMWRPKRTKAQETVVPSSI from the exons ATGGCCGCCTCCATCGCGGCCTCGTCCTTCTTTCCAGGGTCACCGGCGCCGGCCGCTCCTAAGAACGGCCTTGGGGAGCGCCCAGAGAGCCTGGACGTCCGCGGCGTTGCGGCGAAGCCGGGAGCCTCGTCTAGTGCCGTGAGGGCGAGCAAGACGCGCGCCCACGCTGCGGTCCCCAAGATGAACGGTGGGGGCAAGTCCGCGGTGGCGGATGGGGAGCACGAAACCGTACCTTCTTCGGTGCCGAAGACTTTCTACAACCAGCTTCCCGACTGGAGCATGCTCCTTGCGGCCATCACCACCATCTTCTTGGCCGCAGAGAAGCAGTGGACGATGCTTGACTGGAAGCCTAGGAGGCCTGACATGCTCACTGACACGTTTGGGTTTGGCCGGATCATACATGATGGGCTCATGTTCAGGCAGAACTTCTCCATTAGGTCCTATGAGATTGGGGCAGATAGGACGGCATCTATAGAGACGCTGATGAACCATTTGCAG GAAACGGCACTCAATCATGTGAAGACCGCTGGGCTGCTAGGTGATGGATTTGGCTCCACACCAGAGATGAGTAAACGAAACTTGTTCTGGGTGGTTAGCCAAATGCAGGCCATCATCGAGCGTTATCCATGCTG GGGTGATACTGTTGAAGTAGATACATGGGTTAGTGCTAATGGTAAAAATGGAATGCGTAGGGATTGGCATATACGCGATCCTATAACAGGCCTCACGATACTGAAGGCAACAAG TAAATGGGTTATGATGAACAAACTCACTAGGAAGCTTGCAAGAATTCCAGATGAAGTGCGGACTGAAATAGAGCCATACTTTTTTGAGCATTCTGCTATTGTTGACGAAGACAACCGCAAGCTTCCAAAACTGCCAGAGGGACAAAGCACGTCTGTAGCTAAATATGTGAGGACAGGCCTGACT CCTCGTTgggctgatcttgatataaatcagCATGTCAATAATGTTAAATACATTGCGTGGATTCTTGAG AGTGCACCCATCTCTATTCTTGAGAATCATGAGCTGGCGAGCATTGTGCTGGATTACAAAAGGGAGTGTGGCCGGGATAGTGTGCTGCAATCACACACCTCTGTGCACACGGATTGCAACAGTGAGTCTGGAGAAACAACCTTGCACTGTGAGCATGTGCTGAGCCTTGAATCAGGTCCGACCATGGTGAAGGCCCGGACCATGTGGAGGCCTAAGAGAA